Genomic segment of Myxococcaceae bacterium JPH2:
GCTGCGTCTGTGAATTGAACACCTGGGGCGTCGTGCGCGCCGGGCGCAGCTCGTTCCAGACGGCCCGCGCGTCCAGCGCCTCGATGGTCTCGAAGGTCTGAGGGCGCTCATCCTGGCCGGGGATGCTGAGCACCTGGACGCCGATCGGCACCTGGACGCTCGGAGGTGAGCCGGGCGCGGTCTCCACCGTGAACACCAGCGCGGTGCTCGCGGCGACGCCGGGCCTCAGCTCGTAGCCAATCTCGCGCGCCAGCTCGAGCACCGAGCGTCGCTCGGTCGCGGTGCGCAGGAACCCCTCGTTGGCGATGCGCTCTTGATAGAAGGTCAGCACGTCCGCCGAGGTGGCCCACGCATCCAGCAACGCGATGGCCGGATCCTCCGGGCTGCGCGTGGTCAGCGACGCGAGCGGACGCGGGCCGACCTGTCCCTCTTCCGTCGTGACGAACTCGCGCGACAGCCGAGCCGCCATCCGCTGAAGGAAGCTGGCGTGTGTCCCCAGGCGATACGCGAGCGCCGGCTGTCCCGGTCGATTGAACAGCGGCGCGGGCTCCTGGTCGCCCGTGTCCGCGCACGCGTCGCAGTCCGTTCCGCCTTGCGTCCCGGGTGTGCTCACAGGCCCCCCTGCATCTGGAAGTCGATCTTCCCGTTCTCGGGTTGGCTCGGGTCGTTGTCGAGGCGGGCGATCTCCAAGCGCTCCATGGAGATGAAGCCGACCTTCCACTCGTCACGAGACACCTGTCCCCAGCGACGAAAGCGATTGGGAAGGCCCTCCCCTTCCTCGGTGTCCACCCACGCGACGCCCGGCACCGCCATGGCAGTGGCGACGATGCGGCTCAGGTAGACGGGCTGGCCGAAGCTGAAGTTGTCGGGATGGAAGAAGCCTCGCCGCGAGGCCGGCAGGTCTCGGTTGCTGAAGGCTTCGAGCAGGGCCGCCTTCACGTTGCTGGCGAGGAACCCGGGCTGCACGCACACCGTCATCACGATGTCGAGCGGCACGAAGATGGGCCCCTCGATGTGTAAGTCGTAGCCCGCCAGTCGGAAGCGCTCCAAGAAGGCGGCGAGCGTCTCGGAGAACGCCGCGTCCACGGGCCGACCGCCCTTGCGGTCCACGGTGACGAACATGGTGTGCCAGCTCCCCGTCCAGCGCAGGCTCCCCACCGCGCGCTGCACCTCGGGATGGCGCTGCGTCACCTCGGCGTAGTCCACCTCCGTCACCGCACGCTGCTGCACGCGGAAGGCCTGGGGCGCGTTGATGCGCACCTGCGCGAGGGACTCCGGCTCCACGCCGCCCGTGGCGGGCAACGGGTTGCGCACGCGCATGACGGCGTCTCGCCAGTCTCCACCCGTCGGGTGATAGAGGCGGGAGATGGACTCGGCGCCCACGTTGCCCGCGGTGCCGTTGCCGATGCGGTACGTGGCCAGCAAGGTGTCCGAGGCCGAGGGCCGCTCGCCCAGGACGTTGTCGCCGAAGCGCAGTTGCGCGCGGCCGTCCTCCTCCACCTCCGCCACCACCTCCCGGCTGAAGCGCCCGCTGTTGAGCAACGTGCGCTGCGGCGACCACACGCGCTGGCCTTCACGCTCCTGGAGCCACAGGGCGGGCAGCACCCGCGCGAAGGCCTCGGTCTGCGCCTCGCCCTCCAGGTTCGCGCCCATGGCCGCAGCGGCGGACGCCTTCGGATCCACCGCGCGCCGTCCCCCCTCGGCCCGCCGCGCTTGGGTCAGCGGTCCTCGCGACAGCCGAGGCCGATAGCGGCCCTCCTCGGGCACCGCGGCGAGCGGCTCTGCGCGCAAGGTCCGCCCATGGTCCACCAGCACCACGTTGCCGCGCGCCACGCTCACCGGCAGCTTCTCCGCGGGCGGAGGGGTCTCGCCGCCGCCCGTGAAGTCCTTCCGCTTCGGCAGGGCGGCAGGAGCCTCCACGTCCCACAGGCACAGCTCGAAGGGCAGCGCGTCCTCCGCGCCCCATTCGATGTCCACCACGTGCTTGCCGAGCAATGGATCTTCGGTGAAGGCCACGCGCGTCAGCCGCACCGCGTGACGCCGCGTGGGGTCGGCGTCCTCCGGATGACCCGTGACGGCGCCACGCACCTCCTCCATCAAGAGCACCTGTCCGACCGCCAGCTTCTTCAGCGCGTCGTCCTCGTTGAGCAGCGACGCGGAGGTCGCCCCCTCGGGCAGACAGCACTTGTCCTCGCCCCAGGTGTAGAAGCACATCTCGCCGTGCTTCCAGACGAGTCGCAGGTCGTGCAGGGACTCGAAACACTCGGCGCCTTCGCTCACCGCCACGTCGAGTTCGGACGCGTTGAGCACACGAGGTCCAGGCGCCGTGGTGGTGAGGAACAGGGTCCCCGGAGTCAGCTCCGTGGGGCCCTCCAGCACGAAGCCGTCCGCGCCCTCCGACACCTCCACCGCCACCCAAGCCCGAGCGTTGCAGCCGTCGTGCATCGGGTAGTCGAGCAACCGCGCATGCCGCCGGACCGAGGTGCGCTTGCGTGCGGTACCGAGGTACGCCTCGGTGGCCGCCGCGTCCTGGTAGTAGCTGAGGTGATCGGCCGCGTAGGCCATCACCTCCACGAGGGCCACGCCCAGGTCCGCCGCGTTGCGCTCCTTCCACTGCGGCGACACCTGCGACAGGCGGTCCAGCATCAGCCGCCGGAAGCTGGCGAAGTCGCGCGTGAGGTAATCAATCTGGGGGTCCGCGCCCACGACGGGAGCGCCCATGGACGGCGGCGCGCAGTCGAACTCGCTGGGGCACTCGACCTTGAAGGAGAAATCCACGCGGGACAGCAGCACGTCGAAGCCCGCGGGAGGCACGGTGTCATCCACCGAGCGCCGCAGCACGAAGGCGTAGGTGGAGAAGTCGCCCACGGAGTCCGTGCGCACCACCAGCCATTCCTTCGCATCGGAGCGAGTCGATGCCGTGCTCCAGGCGCCGTCATCGACCTCCGCCGGAATGCGGTCCAGGCGATACACCCACTCCACGTCGACGTCGCGCAGGCGCACCCCGCCTTCGATGGCGACGTTCTCGGGCGTGAGGGTGTCCGGCAGTGGCTTGAAGAAGTGCACCCAGAGGGTCTTCTGCCGAGGCACGCCCAGCACCACCGCCTCGGCGTCCAGCACCTCCAGGTAATCAATGCCGTTGAACCCGGAGTTCGGTGCCGCGACGAGCTGACGCCGCCGCTCGCTCTTGCAGACGTAGCGCTCACCCATGTCATGTCCCCCGGGAAAGCTGCGCCACCTGCCGCTGCTGCGTGCGGCGCACCACGTACCGCACCGTCACCTGCAACGTGCTCTCGACGCCGAGCACCTCCACGGCTTCGACTTGAATGAGGTCCCCCAGCCACTGCTGAAGCGCGCCCTGCACCAGGAACTGGGTCGCGGTGGCCAGCTCTTCACTGTTCGGCGCGAAGACGAGCTGCCCCAGGCCCGTACCGAACGTGGGCCGATTCACGCGCTCGCCGGGCGAGGTGAACAACACCTGCTCGATGAGCTGCCGCACATGAGCGTCCAGGTCCGCGTCGGCCGTACGGCCTCGCCCGTCGATGCGGAATGGGAAGGCGATCTGCATGTCAGGTCCCCTTCACTCGGACTTGGGTCATCACGACCTGGGGCGGGCCCGCGGGCGTCTGCAGGGCGGTGAAGGTCATGCCCGTGCTGGACTGGAGGATGACCGGCTGCCCGCTCGCGCGGACGCGCGTCGCCGGCACGAGCCACTGCACGCGAATGCATGGGCTGGGCCCGTTGGGCGGAGGCTGCATCGGACAACCGGACACCAGGTACTGGTCCGCCATCGTGGCCAGCGGCTGACCCGCCACCTTCACCCGTGGGTTGCCCGGAGAGACCTGCACCTGCCCCGAGTGCGGACACATCACCGTGGCGCCGACATGGAGGAGGAATCCCGGCATGGCGTCACATCACCTCGAGCGCACCGTTGTTGACGTTGACGCCCGTGGGGCCGAGCTTCACGTTGGCCGGGGCGAACGACAGCTCGATGCCCGTGGCGGCGAGCACGACCTTCGTCGCCCCTCCTTGCGACAGCTCGATGCCCTGCGAGTTGAAGACGGCCTTGAGCGGCATGGTCACGACGGGAGGGCTCACCTCGAGGGTGAAGCCTCCACCGCCCGGCAAGTCGCTCAACGTCAGGGTGATGCCATCCGTCTTCCACATCTTCATCTGTGGCACGGCGGGTTGAGCTGGCGCCTCGCCCTCGCCCCAGAAGCACCCTGCCCAGATGGCGTAGTTCGGATCGCCGCGCTCGAACTCCACCCAGACCTTGGCGCCGACGGGGGGAATGGCGAAGAAGCCCACGCCCTTGCCGGCGTAGGGCACGCACGGCATGGCCCACGACAATCGGCTGGACCCCAGCACGGTGGGCACGCTCACCTGGACGCGGCCCTGCATCAGCGGGTCGATGTTATTGACCACCTCGCCGCGGTACTTCCCGAAGTACGTGCTCATGGCGGCACCACTGGAGTGAGCGCTCCAAGCCCCTCGCGCGTGAGGGTGAAGCGCTGTTTGTATTCACCGAGCTGAAGCGAGTGCGTGACGCTCTTCACGTAGTAGAAGCCGTCGTGCATCCACCCCACCCCGCGCACGCCCACGAGGCCACGGGGGCGCAACAGGTTGCCGTAGCGCGAGGCATTGAGCTCCCCCGAGGCCGTGAGCACCGTGTCCGTGGACTCGTCCGTCATGGACTGGGCCTTCGCGTACGCCTGCACGTAGGACATGGCATCAGGCACTTCGAGCAGCGTCTTGCGCACGTGGGGCTGGTGGACCAGCAGCGCGGGCAGCGCGGCGAGCGGAGGCAGGCGCGTGCTGATGAACGTCTGCACGGGGATGGCCTTCCCAAACACCAGGGCATTGCCAGACACCGTCGTGGGTGCCAGCGCGTTGTACTGGAAGCTGATGGAGTCCACGTTGGTCTGCGCGCCCATGTTGACGGACAGGGCGGGCTGCGGAACTCCGGCGCGAAGGGGCGGGCCCCAGTACGCCGTGTTCATCAACGGCGCGGGCCCTGGCTCCACATAGAAGACGTACCCGAACCGGCGAGCCATCTCCTGGAGGTACGCGTAGTCCGTGCCGCGGTAGACCGGCGTGCGGATGATGGGCAGCGGCGGATCGATCGCGGGCGGCGGTAGCACCCGGGGCAGCATCTGGTACTTCGCGTAGCGCAGGATGAGCTGCGCGACGATGAGCGGCTCCACCTGCGCCGGGTTCTCGTGGACCGACTGCTCCAGGTCCATCATGGTGCTCAGGTCCTCGCCCGTGATGGTGAGCGTGGACGCGCCGGGCTGCTCCGAGGGCGTGAGCTGTCGATGCGTGATGACGCCGTCAAACAGCACCTGGGGCACGACGTTGAACGTCACCACCAGGACGACGCGATTGAAGGGCTGCAACAGCGGGTTGGACAGCAGCCCGAAGTCCAGCAGCGACAGCGGCCCCGCGCGGCCCACGCCGAAGGTGATCTGAAAGCCCGAGCGCCCCTGGTCGGTGTGGGTGACCTCCACGCGCTGCACCGCCTCGATGAGCGGCTGCGGCGCGGGCACCGGCACCACCGGTCCCACCATCATCAGGAGGTTGACGCCCAGGAGACTCATGGTCGCTCAGAGTTCCGGCATGGCGATGCGCACCACCGCCCCCGGCTCCTCCATCACGTCGAAAGGGTTGAGCACGTCATTCGCATCGCAGACGCGCCAGAACTGCTCCGGGTCGCCGAGCGTGCGCGCGGTCAACAGGTCCAGACGATCTCCCTCCGTGACGGTGATCTCCGCGAGCAGGCGCATCTCCTGCCCCGAGGGAAGGAAGCGGCGGCGCTTGTACGCAGCCACGCGCCCGTCCGGCAGCGTCAGGGTCACGGTCTCCAGCACGGCGTAGCGACTGGTGGGATCGAACATGCGCGAGTCACCTCGGCAGCGCGCTGGCAGCACCCGACACGCTGCCAACCACGGCCATGGCCTCCTTGATGACCTGGTGAGAGAAGAAGAGGGCGTAGCCCGGGTGCCCCAAGGGCAAGTCGTTGTAGGTGAGCACCCGCAGCGCCAGGGACACCTTGGCCCGGATGGGATTGAGGGCCGGGTCGTAGGCCTCCTCGGTGATGGAGAACTCGGTGAGGCGCACCGGCACCACGCGCTTCGGGCCCCAGACGAACAGCGTCATGGACGACACGTTGGGCAGCACCTCCAGCACGCCCGCCTGCATCAGCCCGGCGTTGAGCAGCACCTGCGCCGTCTTCGGATAGACGAGCATCTCCAGCGCGGAGAGCTGCGGGTAGATGCCCATCGTCGTCGCGATGGGCTGGGCCGACGCGAGCTGATCCGTGGCGTCGATCTCCACGTCCAGCTTGATGGTCTCCAGCGGGGGGCCCTTGAGCCGCTGGGCCTCGGTGCGATCGCCGCTGTCCCCCGCCATCTGGGGTTGCAGCGTCCGCGTCATCGTGTCCGGGTTGTACTGGAACACCACGACGCTGGAGACCGGGTTCATCGGATCCATGCCGATGATGGCGCCGCGCTGCGTGCGCGGGGTCCGCGGGAAGGTGCTCATCGTCGCCGCCCCTCCGCGTTCAAGCCCGAGTACAGGGCGCGCGCCACGCTCGTGCCCATCGCCTCGGGCGAGGCGCCTGGCGTCACGGTGAGCGGCCCTCGCGCCAATCGGGAGGCCAGCGCGGACGCGTCCACGTGCGCGGGCAGGCCTTGCTCGCCCAGGAGGCGAGACAGCTCCTCGCGCAGGGCCTCCGCGACGCGGTGACGATGCGCGGCGGGGACGCCCTGGAGTACCAGCTCGTCGATGTGCAGCGCGATGCGTTGCGGCCTCATGTCCACCCCGCCACCTCGGCCTCGGCCAAGGGCTTGTCCAGCTTGCTGAACTCGGCGCGCACCGCGCGCTGGAGGTGCGCCATGCGCACGGGCTCGCCGGCGTCCGCCGCCAGGAACGCGGCGTTGAGCGCGATGGTCCGGATGTTCCCGCCCGTGACGCTCAGCTTCGCCAGCCGCGTCACCTCCAGCGCCTCGGTGGGCGTGGAGGGCGGGAACATGCGACGCCAGATCTCCGCGCGCTGCGTGGCATCCGGGAACGGGAACGGCACCACGAAGCGCAAGCGCCGGAGGAACGCGGTGTCGAGCGCGTCCTTCATGTTCGTGGTGAGGATGGCCAGTCCCCGGTACGCCTCCATCTGCTGCAGGAGGTAGCTGACCTCGATGTTGGCGTAGCGGTCGTGGCTGTCCTTCACCTCGGTGCGCTTGCCGAAGAGCGCGTCCGCCTCGTCGAACAAGAGGATGGCCCCGCCCTCCTGCGCGGCCTCGAACACGCGGCGCAGGTTCTTCTCCGTCTCGCCGATGTACTTGCTGACCACCTGCGACAGGTCGATGCGGAACAGATCGAGCCCCAGCTCTCGCGCGAGCACCTCGGCCGCCATCGTCTTGCCGGTTCCGCTGGCCCCGGAGAACAGCGCGCTGATGCCCAATCCGCGCGCGCCCTGCTCGGCGAAGCCCCACGTCTCGTACACCTTCACGCGCTGACGAACGCAGGCGGCCACCTGGCGCAGCAGCGCCTTCTGGGACTCAGGCAGGACGAGCGCATCCCAGCCCGCCGAAGGCTCCAGGCGTTGCGCCAGCTCCGCCAACCGAGGCCGGGCCTGGAGCCGACATGCGGCCCAGAGCGACGCCGAGGAGGAAGCCTGGGTCCCGCCTCGCACTTCCGCGCTGGCCGCCCGGATGGCCCGCATCGAGAGGTCGAACTGGGAGACGACGCCCTCCACCGCGCCATTCACGAGAGCAGCGGAAGGCCCGAGCGCCTCGCGCCACAGCGCCCCCTGCTCGTCACGCGTGGGCCTGCCGACCTCCAGGTGCAGCACGGTCCGTCCGCGCAGCCGCAGCGGCTCAGCGCTGGTGACGAAGACGAGTCCAAGCGAGCGCTCGATGAAGGACGCCGCGGCACGCAGCCCCTCCGCTCCCGCCGCCTCGTCGCACTCCACGAGCAGGCCACTGCCGGAGAGCACGGCCTCGCGCTCCCACACGCGGCCCAGCGTCGCGCGGTCCTCCACGGAGAGGGGCAGATTGGATGCGCGCAGCGAGTGCAGTCGGAGCCCGAGCGCCGAACAGGCGGCGGAGGCCACCACCTGGGCGCAGTCGGGATCCGTGCTGCTCAGCTGCACCACCCCGCCGCCCTGCGGACTCCGCTCGCAGGCCACGCGGATGCGCTCCACCAGCGCGGCATGAGAGGGCGGCAACGACAGGGCGGGAGCCACGGGCGACACGAGATCGCGGAGCCGTCGGTCCAGATACGAGAGCCCCGCGAGGTAGTGCAGCACGCGCTCATCGACGCGCACCGGCGAGCTGGTGAGCCCGTCACCGGGCGCGAGCGTCACGAGTTCCCACCGACGCAGCGGGGCCACGGGCGTCAGCGCGCTCCAGTGCGCGTCCGGCAGCGCCCGGAGCGCCAGGCCCAGCGTGAACCACGGTCGCCGCGCCTCTCCCTGCGCCGCCCCGCACGCCGCGCCCACCCCCGCGCCCAGCTCCAGGCCCGCGCTGCACAACAGGATGTCGCGCTCGAAGGGCGACAGACCGAACGCCGCCACGAGGACATCGAGCGCGGAGGGCGCCGGCATCGCCGCTTGGGCCTCGGCGAGCGCGGCCCGGGCGGCTGGCAGGTCATCGACCCCTGCTGGAACTTCCGCCC
This window contains:
- a CDS encoding putative baseplate assembly protein, which translates into the protein MGERYVCKSERRRQLVAAPNSGFNGIDYLEVLDAEAVVLGVPRQKTLWVHFFKPLPDTLTPENVAIEGGVRLRDVDVEWVYRLDRIPAEVDDGAWSTASTRSDAKEWLVVRTDSVGDFSTYAFVLRRSVDDTVPPAGFDVLLSRVDFSFKVECPSEFDCAPPSMGAPVVGADPQIDYLTRDFASFRRLMLDRLSQVSPQWKERNAADLGVALVEVMAYAADHLSYYQDAAATEAYLGTARKRTSVRRHARLLDYPMHDGCNARAWVAVEVSEGADGFVLEGPTELTPGTLFLTTTAPGPRVLNASELDVAVSEGAECFESLHDLRLVWKHGEMCFYTWGEDKCCLPEGATSASLLNEDDALKKLAVGQVLLMEEVRGAVTGHPEDADPTRRHAVRLTRVAFTEDPLLGKHVVDIEWGAEDALPFELCLWDVEAPAALPKRKDFTGGGETPPPAEKLPVSVARGNVVLVDHGRTLRAEPLAAVPEEGRYRPRLSRGPLTQARRAEGGRRAVDPKASAAAAMGANLEGEAQTEAFARVLPALWLQEREGQRVWSPQRTLLNSGRFSREVVAEVEEDGRAQLRFGDNVLGERPSASDTLLATYRIGNGTAGNVGAESISRLYHPTGGDWRDAVMRVRNPLPATGGVEPESLAQVRINAPQAFRVQQRAVTEVDYAEVTQRHPEVQRAVGSLRWTGSWHTMFVTVDRKGGRPVDAAFSETLAAFLERFRLAGYDLHIEGPIFVPLDIVMTVCVQPGFLASNVKAALLEAFSNRDLPASRRGFFHPDNFSFGQPVYLSRIVATAMAVPGVAWVDTEEGEGLPNRFRRWGQVSRDEWKVGFISMERLEIARLDNDPSQPENGKIDFQMQGGL
- a CDS encoding GPW/gp25 family protein codes for the protein MQIAFPFRIDGRGRTADADLDAHVRQLIEQVLFTSPGERVNRPTFGTGLGQLVFAPNSEELATATQFLVQGALQQWLGDLIQVEAVEVLGVESTLQVTVRYVVRRTQQRQVAQLSRGT
- a CDS encoding baseplate assembly protein — translated: MSTYFGKYRGEVVNNIDPLMQGRVQVSVPTVLGSSRLSWAMPCVPYAGKGVGFFAIPPVGAKVWVEFERGDPNYAIWAGCFWGEGEAPAQPAVPQMKMWKTDGITLTLSDLPGGGGFTLEVSPPVVTMPLKAVFNSQGIELSQGGATKVVLAATGIELSFAPANVKLGPTGVNVNNGALEVM
- a CDS encoding LysM domain-containing protein, which encodes MFDPTSRYAVLETVTLTLPDGRVAAYKRRRFLPSGQEMRLLAEITVTEGDRLDLLTARTLGDPEQFWRVCDANDVLNPFDVMEEPGAVVRIAMPEL
- a CDS encoding ATP-binding protein translates to MSGPSAERSWQEANQRTLSAALSVVRAHLLVHARATGAEVPAGVDDLPAARAALAEAQAAMPAPSALDVLVAAFGLSPFERDILLCSAGLELGAGVGAACGAAQGEARRPWFTLGLALRALPDAHWSALTPVAPLRRWELVTLAPGDGLTSSPVRVDERVLHYLAGLSYLDRRLRDLVSPVAPALSLPPSHAALVERIRVACERSPQGGGVVQLSSTDPDCAQVVASAACSALGLRLHSLRASNLPLSVEDRATLGRVWEREAVLSGSGLLVECDEAAGAEGLRAAASFIERSLGLVFVTSAEPLRLRGRTVLHLEVGRPTRDEQGALWREALGPSAALVNGAVEGVVSQFDLSMRAIRAASAEVRGGTQASSSASLWAACRLQARPRLAELAQRLEPSAGWDALVLPESQKALLRQVAACVRQRVKVYETWGFAEQGARGLGISALFSGASGTGKTMAAEVLARELGLDLFRIDLSQVVSKYIGETEKNLRRVFEAAQEGGAILLFDEADALFGKRTEVKDSHDRYANIEVSYLLQQMEAYRGLAILTTNMKDALDTAFLRRLRFVVPFPFPDATQRAEIWRRMFPPSTPTEALEVTRLAKLSVTGGNIRTIALNAAFLAADAGEPVRMAHLQRAVRAEFSKLDKPLAEAEVAGWT